A region from the Methylocystis iwaonis genome encodes:
- a CDS encoding chemotaxis protein CheW, translating into MKNRAELTNAQQPSEYIAFHVGEQTFCIDIIAVREIRGWSPATPLPQVPSYIRGVINLRGAVLPVIDLAARLGLPVSEPTPRHAIIVLQHEGAVVGLLVDAVSNILMLAPSAIQPAPEVGADPTRLFIKGIVATEDEVISILIIKNLLPESSEAVAA; encoded by the coding sequence ATGAAAAACCGCGCCGAACTGACTAACGCTCAACAGCCTTCCGAATATATTGCCTTCCATGTCGGCGAGCAGACCTTTTGTATCGACATTATTGCCGTGCGGGAGATCCGCGGCTGGTCTCCGGCGACGCCGCTTCCACAAGTTCCGTCCTATATTCGCGGCGTCATCAATCTCAGAGGCGCGGTCCTTCCCGTGATCGATCTCGCCGCGCGCCTTGGCCTGCCGGTGAGCGAACCAACACCCCGACACGCGATCATCGTGCTCCAGCATGAAGGCGCGGTTGTCGGGCTGCTCGTCGACGCCGTCTCCAACATTCTCATGTTGGCTCCGTCGGCGATCCAGCCGGCGCCGGAGGTGGGCGCTGATCCGACCCGCCTCTTCATAAAAGGCATCGTCGCCACGGAGGACGAGGTGATCAGCATTCTCATCATCAAGAATCTCCTGCCGGAGTCGAGCGAGGCCGTTGCGGCTTGA
- a CDS encoding STAS domain-containing protein: MTDISNDSGGLFSTLNLPRTLDLRAAAPLAADFGRFRGRPLAIDASEVEKVGAQCVQVLVSAQQTWARDGVALTLSNPSSAFLGALEILGIPTIGE, translated from the coding sequence ATGACCGACATTTCGAATGACAGCGGTGGGTTGTTCTCGACACTGAACCTCCCTCGAACGCTCGATCTACGCGCGGCGGCGCCGCTCGCCGCTGATTTCGGCCGCTTTCGCGGGCGGCCCCTCGCCATCGATGCGTCAGAGGTCGAAAAAGTCGGCGCGCAATGCGTTCAGGTTCTCGTTTCGGCGCAGCAGACATGGGCGCGCGACGGAGTCGCTCTCACCCTTTCGAACCCGTCGAGCGCCTTCCTTGGCGCGCTCGAAATACTCGGCATTCCGACTATCGGCGAATAG
- a CDS encoding response regulator, whose protein sequence is MTKTILTVDDSRTMREMLRIALADAGYNVVQAEDGVHGLEVLETVTPDAIITDINMPRMDGFGFIENVRVHETHRALPILVLTTESDDQKKDRARRAGATGWIVKPFNPAKLVDAIRRVTA, encoded by the coding sequence ATGACGAAAACGATATTGACGGTCGACGACTCGCGAACGATGCGCGAGATGCTACGCATCGCGCTTGCCGATGCTGGATATAACGTCGTTCAGGCGGAGGACGGCGTTCACGGGCTGGAGGTGCTCGAGACCGTAACTCCCGACGCCATCATCACCGACATTAATATGCCGCGCATGGACGGGTTTGGATTCATCGAGAACGTGCGCGTTCACGAGACGCATCGCGCTCTGCCCATTCTCGTCCTGACGACCGAAAGCGACGATCAAAAGAAAGATCGGGCGCGCCGCGCCGGCGCGACCGGATGGATCGTAAAGCCTTTCAATCCAGCAAAACTCGTCGACGCCATTCGTCGCGTTACGGCCTGA